The following coding sequences are from one Humulus lupulus chromosome X, drHumLupu1.1, whole genome shotgun sequence window:
- the LOC133804706 gene encoding uncharacterized protein LOC133804706, with translation MFLGFSNCKTGSSVHDVGYHHGDGSTVISVISRKLKETSYEPKTKETKDKPTMDLEDYHPIDPVPSSKASIKPGPIEHGTPIIPYIPKPSPPNHPKRGGSG, from the exons ATGTTCCTTGGCTTCTCTAACTGCAAAACTGGCTCTAGTGTTCATg ATGTGGGGTACCACCATGGTGATGGCTCAACTGTGATATCAGTAATAAGCAGAAAACTCAAG GAGACTAGTTATGAACCAAAGACAAAGGAAACTAAAGATAAGCCCACTATGGATCTGGAAGACTACCACCCTATTGATCCAGTTCCAAGCTCAAAGGCTTCTATAAAACCTGGGCCAATCGAGCATGGGACTCCTATAATCCCATATATACCAAAGCCTTCTCCTCCTAACCATCCCAAGCGTGGTGGATCTGGTTAA